Proteins encoded in a region of the Limibacillus halophilus genome:
- a CDS encoding ABC transporter substrate-binding protein — MFRKIIPALGIALSLLLAAPTRAAEPFTVLLDWFLNPDHAPLVVALQKGFFAEEGLAVDLIEPADPNDPPKLVAAGQAEVAVSYQPQLHILVGEGLPLTRIATLVATPLNTLLALEDGPIKTIGDLKGRKIGYSVGGFEDALLGAMLKQVGLGLDDVELINVNFSLSPALLSGQVDAVIGAYRNFELNHLDLEGHKGRAFFIEEHGVPAYDELIIVAKNDTLRDAKLAAFLRAVERGTTYLINHPADSWVAFLEYRPELDDELNRRAWADTLPRFALRPAALDRSRYEAFAAFLQDQGVIRNNPALDSYAVEVAR, encoded by the coding sequence ATGTTTCGAAAAATCATCCCGGCCCTGGGTATTGCCCTGTCTTTGCTGCTCGCCGCACCAACCCGCGCGGCCGAGCCTTTTACCGTTCTACTCGATTGGTTCTTGAATCCCGATCATGCGCCTTTGGTCGTTGCCCTGCAAAAAGGCTTCTTCGCCGAGGAAGGGTTGGCAGTCGACCTTATTGAGCCTGCCGATCCCAACGACCCACCCAAGCTGGTCGCCGCCGGACAGGCGGAGGTCGCCGTTTCCTATCAACCGCAGCTTCATATCCTGGTTGGCGAAGGGCTGCCGCTTACACGCATTGCAACGCTGGTGGCAACCCCGCTGAACACCCTTCTGGCGCTGGAAGACGGGCCGATCAAAACCATTGGGGATCTGAAAGGACGCAAGATCGGTTACTCGGTCGGCGGCTTCGAAGACGCGTTGCTCGGCGCCATGCTTAAGCAGGTTGGATTGGGGTTGGACGACGTGGAGTTGATCAACGTCAACTTCTCGCTCAGTCCTGCCTTGCTATCGGGGCAGGTCGATGCCGTCATCGGCGCCTACAGAAACTTCGAGCTAAATCACCTCGATCTGGAAGGCCACAAGGGCCGCGCTTTCTTCATCGAGGAGCACGGCGTACCTGCCTATGACGAATTGATCATCGTCGCCAAGAACGACACCCTCCGCGATGCCAAGCTTGCGGCTTTTCTGCGGGCGGTGGAGCGCGGCACCACCTACTTGATCAATCATCCGGCAGACAGTTGGGTCGCGTTCCTGGAGTACCGCCCGGAACTGGATGATGAACTGAACCGTCGCGCCTGGGCCGATACGCTGCCGCGCTTTGCCTTGCGGCCCGCCGCGCTCGACCGCAGTCGCTATGAGGCCTTCGCCGCTTTCCTGCAAGATCAGGGCGTTATCCGCAACAACCCGGCCCTCGACAGCTATGCGGTGGAAGTCGCCCGCTAG
- the secA gene encoding preprotein translocase subunit SecA, which produces MIGAIAKRLFGSANDRYVKLLHPLVKEINALEPEIEKLSDEELRARTPQFRERLDKGEKLDNLLVEAFATVREAAKRTLGQRHFDVQLMGGIILHRGMIAEMKTGEGKTLVATLAVYLNAISGKGVHVVTVNDYLARRDSEWMGQIYRFLGLTVGCIVPNMDNAARREAYACDITYGTNNEFGFDYLRDNMKFRLEDMVQREFNFAIVDEVDSILIDEARTPLIISGPAEDSSELYASVDKLIPKLDPETDYEKDEKARSVAFTEVGQERIEALLTESGLLKEGSLFDTHNVSLLHHSNQALRAHALFERDTDYIIKDDKVIIIDEFTGRMMEGRRFSEGLHQALEAKEGVTIQKENQTLASITFQNYFRLYPKLGGMTGTAMTEAEEFQEIYKLEVVEMPTNVPVVRKDNDDEVYRTAREKHEAIIKLIGECQKRQQPVLVGTVSIEKSEMLSEMLKKAKIPHQVLNARYHEQEAFIVAQAGGPGAVTIATNMAGRGTDIQLGGNLDMRIAQEAAGIEDEAARAAKVAEIKAEIAHNREIVHTAGGLYVIGTERHESRRIDNQLRGRSGRQGDPGASSFFLSLEDDLMRIFGSERMDGMLQRLGLEEGEPIIHSWVNKALEKAQQKVEQRNFEIRKNLLKFDDVMNDQRKVVYEQRKELMQAETVQDTVRDMRYETLEEAVSTAIPTGSLPEQWDLDGLHVNLRRLTDLDLPVQEWAKEEGIAEPEILERIIKASDSRMAEKAANFGPEIMRMAEKSILLQVLDQQWKDHLLGLDHLRHGIGLRAYGQRDPLNEYKREAFDMFGAMLDEVRQTVTAVLSHLEVRSNEAPESLAPQERPRELHEGRQDPAFAEQGRQEAAAQGQGNLAGQATVETRQAAAKVNPNDPGTWGRVARNAACPCGSGKKYKHCHGKL; this is translated from the coding sequence ATGATCGGCGCCATCGCCAAGCGGTTGTTCGGAAGCGCCAACGATCGCTACGTCAAATTGCTCCACCCTCTGGTCAAGGAAATCAACGCCCTTGAGCCGGAAATAGAAAAGCTGAGCGATGAAGAACTGCGGGCTCGCACGCCTCAGTTCAGGGAGCGCCTCGACAAGGGCGAGAAGCTCGACAATCTGCTTGTGGAGGCCTTTGCCACCGTTAGAGAAGCTGCCAAGAGAACGCTGGGCCAGCGGCACTTCGACGTGCAGCTCATGGGCGGCATCATCCTTCACCGCGGCATGATTGCCGAGATGAAAACCGGCGAAGGCAAGACTCTGGTCGCAACGCTGGCGGTTTACCTGAACGCCATCAGCGGTAAAGGCGTCCATGTGGTGACGGTCAACGACTATCTCGCCAGACGTGATTCCGAATGGATGGGGCAGATCTATCGCTTTTTGGGCCTGACGGTTGGCTGCATCGTCCCGAACATGGACAATGCCGCGCGGCGCGAGGCGTACGCTTGCGACATCACCTACGGCACGAACAACGAATTCGGCTTTGATTATCTCCGGGATAATATGAAGTTCCGATTGGAAGATATGGTTCAGCGCGAGTTCAACTTCGCGATTGTCGACGAGGTTGATTCGATTCTGATCGACGAAGCGCGAACGCCGCTGATCATCTCCGGCCCGGCTGAAGACTCCTCGGAGCTTTATGCCAGCGTCGATAAGCTGATCCCGAAACTGGACCCGGAAACCGACTACGAGAAGGATGAGAAGGCCAGGTCCGTGGCCTTCACCGAAGTCGGCCAGGAACGGATCGAAGCGCTGTTGACGGAAAGCGGCCTCCTGAAGGAGGGGTCTCTTTTCGATACGCACAATGTCAGCCTGCTGCACCACTCCAACCAAGCCTTGCGCGCGCACGCCCTGTTCGAGCGCGACACCGATTACATCATCAAGGACGATAAAGTTATCATCATCGATGAGTTTACCGGCCGGATGATGGAGGGACGCCGCTTCTCCGAGGGGCTGCACCAGGCCCTGGAAGCCAAGGAAGGCGTTACGATCCAAAAGGAAAACCAGACCCTCGCGTCGATTACGTTCCAGAATTATTTCCGGCTTTATCCGAAACTGGGCGGCATGACCGGAACAGCCATGACCGAGGCTGAGGAATTCCAGGAAATCTACAAGCTGGAAGTCGTTGAAATGCCGACCAACGTCCCCGTCGTCCGCAAGGACAACGACGACGAGGTTTATCGAACGGCACGGGAGAAGCATGAGGCCATCATCAAGTTGATCGGCGAGTGCCAGAAGCGCCAACAGCCGGTTCTGGTCGGCACGGTGTCCATTGAAAAGTCCGAGATGCTCTCGGAGATGCTTAAGAAAGCGAAGATTCCCCATCAAGTCCTGAATGCCCGCTATCACGAGCAAGAAGCCTTCATCGTCGCCCAGGCCGGTGGACCTGGTGCGGTCACGATCGCAACCAACATGGCCGGCCGCGGCACCGACATTCAGCTCGGCGGCAACCTGGACATGCGTATCGCTCAGGAGGCTGCCGGCATCGAGGACGAAGCCGCACGAGCGGCTAAGGTCGCGGAGATCAAGGCCGAGATCGCCCATAACCGGGAGATCGTGCATACGGCCGGCGGCCTCTATGTGATCGGTACCGAGCGCCATGAAAGCCGTCGCATCGACAATCAGCTTCGCGGCCGTTCGGGCCGCCAGGGCGATCCTGGCGCCTCCAGCTTCTTCCTATCTCTCGAAGACGACCTGATGCGTATTTTCGGCTCAGAGCGTATGGACGGCATGCTGCAACGCCTGGGCCTAGAGGAAGGCGAACCGATCATCCACTCCTGGGTGAACAAAGCCCTGGAGAAAGCCCAGCAGAAGGTTGAACAACGCAATTTCGAGATCCGAAAGAACCTGCTGAAGTTCGACGATGTCATGAACGATCAACGCAAGGTCGTTTACGAACAGCGCAAGGAACTCATGCAGGCCGAAACGGTACAGGATACCGTCCGCGATATGCGCTACGAGACGTTGGAGGAAGCGGTAAGCACCGCAATTCCGACCGGTTCCCTGCCGGAGCAGTGGGACCTGGACGGTCTGCATGTGAATCTGCGCCGCTTGACCGACCTCGATCTACCGGTTCAGGAGTGGGCCAAGGAAGAAGGCATTGCCGAACCGGAGATACTGGAACGTATCATCAAGGCCAGCGACAGCCGAATGGCCGAAAAGGCCGCCAACTTCGGCCCGGAAATCATGCGTATGGCGGAGAAATCGATCCTCCTGCAGGTTCTTGACCAACAGTGGAAGGATCACCTGCTGGGCCTTGACCATCTGCGGCACGGCATTGGCCTGCGTGCCTATGGCCAACGCGACCCGCTGAACGAGTACAAGCGGGAGGCCTTCGACATGTTCGGGGCGATGCTGGACGAAGTGCGCCAGACCGTGACCGCCGTGCTTAGCCATCTGGAAGTGCGCAGCAACGAAGCGCCGGAAAGTCTGGCACCCCAAGAGCGTCCGCGGGAGTTGCATGAGGGTCGTCAAGACCCGGCCTTTGCAGAACAGGGACGGCAGGAAGCTGCCGCTCAGGGTCAGGGCAACCTTGCCGGGCAGGCAACCGTCGAGACGCGCCAAGCCGCCGCCAAGGTCAATCCGAATGATCCGGGAACCTGGGGCCGTGTGGCACGCAATGCGGCCTGTCCTTGCGGATCCGGCAAAAAGTACAAGCACTGCCACGGGAAACTCTAG
- a CDS encoding (deoxy)nucleoside triphosphate pyrophosphohydrolase: MIEREPDSGCWQADERSNTAKPLVLVAAAALIDVDGRVLLAQRPEGKSMAGLWEFPGGKLHDGESPEQALIRELHEELGIDTRASCLAAVACASHAYDSFHLLMPLYACRTWRGTPRGKEGQSLAWVRPVRLGDYPMPPADEPLVAILRDLL; the protein is encoded by the coding sequence ATGATTGAACGAGAACCCGATAGTGGCTGTTGGCAGGCTGATGAGCGCAGCAACACCGCCAAACCCTTGGTTTTGGTGGCTGCGGCGGCATTGATCGATGTCGATGGCCGGGTGCTTCTTGCGCAACGGCCCGAGGGCAAATCCATGGCGGGCCTATGGGAGTTTCCGGGCGGTAAGCTGCATGACGGGGAGAGCCCGGAACAGGCCTTGATTCGCGAGCTTCACGAGGAACTGGGCATTGATACCAGGGCTTCCTGTCTGGCGGCCGTCGCCTGCGCTTCCCACGCTTATGACAGCTTCCATTTGCTGATGCCGCTTTATGCCTGCCGTACCTGGAGGGGAACGCCGCGCGGTAAGGAAGGCCAATCACTGGCCTGGGTACGGCCGGTTCGTTTGGGCGACTATCCGATGCCTCCTGCGGATGAGCCACTTGTCGCCATCCTACGGGACTTGCTTTAG
- a CDS encoding methyltransferase domain-containing protein, with protein MKPFDRNLLRLHRDRAAAGLSGYDFLFQEVGERLLERLEDIRREFPIALDLGCRNGLLGQRLQGRGGVQWLAQGDLSGAMVERASAPQRPGVVLDEEFLPFGRSSFDLVLSLMNLHWVNDLPGCLMQIRHSLKPDGLFLAALLGGDTLQELRHSLMEAEMQIEGGLSPRLSPQLDLADAAALLQRAGFALPVADQETIVVDYPHALKLMDDLRGMGESNAVMLQRRTLTRRATLQRAAELYQEHYQRADGRIPASFQVFFLTAWAPAASQPQPLRPGSAKARLAAALGSSEQKTGVKAQPGRDKK; from the coding sequence TTGAAGCCTTTCGATCGAAATCTCCTGCGCCTACATCGCGATAGGGCGGCGGCAGGTCTGTCGGGCTACGACTTTCTATTCCAGGAAGTCGGTGAGCGGCTATTGGAACGGCTTGAAGATATCCGCAGGGAGTTTCCCATTGCTTTGGACCTTGGATGCCGCAATGGCCTGCTCGGACAAAGGCTACAGGGGCGCGGCGGCGTGCAATGGCTGGCTCAAGGCGATCTTTCCGGAGCAATGGTTGAGCGCGCATCCGCGCCGCAGCGGCCCGGTGTCGTGCTCGATGAGGAGTTTTTGCCCTTCGGTCGCAGCAGTTTCGACCTGGTCCTCAGTTTGATGAATCTGCACTGGGTCAACGACCTGCCCGGCTGTCTGATGCAGATTCGCCATAGCTTGAAACCGGATGGACTTTTTCTGGCGGCTTTGCTGGGCGGCGACACGCTGCAGGAACTGCGACACAGTCTGATGGAAGCCGAGATGCAAATCGAAGGCGGCCTTAGCCCCCGGCTGTCACCGCAACTCGATCTGGCGGATGCCGCGGCCTTGCTGCAACGGGCCGGTTTTGCGTTGCCTGTTGCCGATCAGGAAACAATCGTCGTCGACTATCCACACGCCCTGAAGCTGATGGACGACCTGCGCGGCATGGGGGAGAGTAATGCCGTGATGCTACAACGCCGTACCCTCACCCGAAGAGCGACGCTGCAGCGTGCGGCCGAGCTGTATCAGGAGCATTACCAGCGCGCCGACGGTCGAATTCCCGCGAGCTTTCAAGTATTCTTCCTGACCGCCTGGGCACCTGCGGCCTCTCAACCCCAACCGCTCCGCCCAGGCAGCGCAAAGGCGCGCCTCGCCGCCGCCCTGGGTTCAAGCGAGCAGAAAACCGGCGTCAAAGCGCAGCCGGGACGAGACAAGAAATGA
- a CDS encoding acetyl-CoA carboxylase carboxyltransferase subunit alpha: MQTYLDFEQPIAELEGKIHELRHLSNHDDVNIAEEISRLQQKADRLLTQTYAKLTPWQKTQVARHPDRPHANDYIAHLLEDFVPLAGDRLYGEDHAVIGGIGRFKGRSVLAIGTEKGHDTTSRVKRNFGMARPEGYRKAQRLMQMAERFDLPVITFVDTAGAYPGQGAEERGQAEAIARSIEVGLNIRVPFVAVVIGEGGSGGAIALAAANRVLMLEHAIYSVISPEGCASILWRSGDEAKSAAEALKLTAQDLKKLAVIDAVIEEPLGGSHRFRDEAMRRVGDSIWEQIESLKGLDGDALRQDRREKFLAMGQKGLS; encoded by the coding sequence ATGCAGACATACCTTGATTTTGAACAGCCCATCGCCGAGCTCGAAGGCAAGATCCATGAGCTCCGTCACCTCTCCAACCATGATGACGTAAACATCGCGGAGGAGATTTCACGCTTGCAGCAGAAGGCCGACCGCCTGCTGACGCAAACCTATGCGAAATTAACGCCCTGGCAAAAAACCCAAGTCGCGCGCCACCCGGATCGGCCGCACGCGAATGATTACATCGCGCACTTGCTCGAGGATTTCGTGCCGCTGGCAGGCGATCGCCTGTATGGTGAGGACCATGCGGTAATCGGCGGGATTGGTCGCTTTAAGGGGCGCAGCGTGTTGGCGATCGGTACTGAAAAGGGTCATGACACCACCAGCCGCGTGAAGCGTAATTTCGGGATGGCCCGTCCTGAAGGCTACCGCAAGGCGCAACGCCTGATGCAGATGGCCGAGCGCTTTGACTTGCCGGTGATCACTTTTGTGGATACCGCCGGCGCCTATCCGGGGCAAGGGGCCGAAGAACGAGGTCAGGCAGAGGCTATCGCCCGGTCAATCGAGGTGGGTCTGAACATTCGTGTGCCTTTCGTTGCCGTGGTGATAGGCGAAGGTGGATCCGGCGGCGCCATAGCGCTGGCGGCAGCGAATCGGGTTCTTATGCTGGAGCATGCAATCTATTCCGTCATCTCGCCGGAGGGCTGCGCATCAATCCTGTGGCGGAGTGGCGACGAGGCGAAATCCGCGGCCGAGGCTCTGAAGCTGACGGCACAAGACCTCAAGAAGCTTGCCGTCATTGATGCGGTGATCGAGGAACCACTTGGCGGGTCTCACCGTTTCCGAGACGAGGCGATGCGCCGGGTGGGCGATAGTATCTGGGAACAGATTGAAAGCCTGAAGGGGCTGGACGGTGATGCGCTGCGCCAGGATCGCCGGGAGAAGTTCCTTGCCATGGGGCAAAAGGGCTTGAGCTAG
- a CDS encoding peptidylprolyl isomerase encodes MTHSTNRRAAYSLAVFFAAAFLVVQPLRAQQDSAAAPTADSVVATVNGEDLTHGEVVAAAESLGPQYMANLDSVYQILVERLIDLRLVQQAALKAGLEDDAEVAERVESLRQQVVRDVFLERALNEAVTEAALQDRYAAFLEQNPPQTEAKARHILVETEEDAKAIIVELDGGADFAALARERSTGPSGAEGGDLGYFTADVMVPEFSQAAFALEPGSYTKTPIQTQFGWHVILVEDKRDTPPPSFEELRTQLSNELRQEAARKLVEDLRGTADIVLTKKEEAAPETGESDSSEGSETAPVSNN; translated from the coding sequence ATGACTCACTCTACAAATCGCCGCGCGGCCTATTCCCTGGCGGTATTCTTCGCAGCGGCGTTTCTGGTCGTGCAGCCCTTGCGTGCGCAGCAGGACAGCGCGGCAGCGCCGACGGCCGACTCCGTCGTAGCCACGGTGAATGGCGAAGACCTGACGCATGGTGAGGTTGTCGCCGCGGCTGAATCCCTCGGACCGCAGTACATGGCAAATCTCGATTCTGTGTATCAGATATTGGTGGAACGGCTGATTGACCTGCGCTTGGTGCAACAGGCTGCACTCAAGGCCGGTCTGGAAGATGATGCCGAAGTCGCAGAGCGGGTTGAGAGCCTGCGTCAGCAGGTCGTGCGGGACGTTTTCTTGGAGCGCGCGCTCAATGAGGCCGTGACAGAAGCGGCTCTGCAGGATCGTTACGCTGCTTTCCTTGAGCAGAATCCGCCGCAGACCGAGGCCAAGGCCCGCCACATCCTTGTTGAAACCGAAGAAGATGCAAAGGCGATCATCGTCGAGTTGGATGGCGGTGCGGACTTTGCCGCCCTTGCACGTGAGCGTTCGACCGGACCGAGCGGCGCAGAGGGTGGTGATCTGGGTTACTTCACGGCAGACGTGATGGTGCCGGAGTTCTCCCAGGCGGCCTTCGCGCTTGAGCCGGGCAGCTACACCAAGACACCGATCCAGACTCAATTCGGTTGGCATGTGATCCTCGTGGAAGACAAGCGTGATACGCCGCCGCCGAGCTTCGAGGAGTTGCGCACGCAGCTTTCCAACGAATTGCGTCAAGAAGCGGCGCGCAAGTTGGTAGAAGACCTTCGTGGAACTGCCGATATCGTTCTCACCAAAAAGGAAGAGGCTGCGCCGGAAACCGGCGAATCCGATTCCAGCGAGGGATCCGAGACCGCACCGGTCTCGAACAACTGA
- a CDS encoding GNAT family N-acetyltransferase, protein MTEIITERLQGLPVRQAHITDLRQLHSDPLVMKTLSAMGEPHSLETSKASLNRALAHWEAHGFGIWFFRQRQDERFVGYCGLRHYLVEGMAESELLYAVTSNCWRQGFGFEMARAVLDHGVAALGLRSVVAFTLSSNLGSRRIMEKLGMTFEKSITHVNLPHLLYRLEPLKASGDPT, encoded by the coding sequence ATGACGGAAATTATCACCGAACGGCTTCAGGGCTTGCCCGTCCGACAGGCACACATCACCGACTTGAGGCAACTCCATAGCGACCCCCTGGTCATGAAGACACTTTCGGCTATGGGTGAACCTCACTCCTTGGAGACATCGAAGGCCAGCCTCAATCGTGCACTTGCGCATTGGGAGGCCCACGGATTTGGCATCTGGTTTTTCCGGCAACGACAGGATGAGCGGTTTGTCGGCTATTGCGGCTTGCGCCACTACCTGGTCGAAGGCATGGCCGAGAGCGAACTGCTCTATGCCGTGACGAGTAATTGCTGGAGACAAGGTTTCGGGTTCGAGATGGCCCGCGCCGTACTTGACCACGGTGTCGCCGCGCTTGGCCTGCGCAGCGTTGTGGCTTTCACGTTGTCCAGTAACCTCGGCTCCAGGCGGATCATGGAAAAACTGGGGATGACCTTCGAAAAGAGCATCACCCATGTAAACCTGCCGCATCTTCTCTATCGCTTGGAGCCCTTGAAAGCCTCAGGCGACCCGACCTGA
- a CDS encoding acyltransferase family protein, producing the protein MKIAYRPEIDGLRALAVVAVILYHAEIHAYGLTWFSGGFLGVDVFFVISGYLITKLILLEIRQRGRFDYGRFFERRARRILPMLFTTMLVALPFAWFTLLPTALTEYARSMLSSVFFGSNIFFYFSTTGYGADTSLLKPLLHTWSLSFEEQFYLTFPFLLVISERYLRKRAPAALILLAAASLSIMVWVSRSDPSLAFFMLPSRAWELLAGALLAHSEIKKGARELPPSSAAFSTAGLLLIVFAFGALDEETQHPGLATFLPVIGTVLVIRYAGALDLAGRLLSTRLLVGIGLISYSLYLWHYPIFSFSRISLVYFSLNDKLIAIALTFVLALLSYKFIEQPFRDRQRFGRKKAIGSMALTAMLLSGIASTVDLKEGEFGRYAHLKSLLADYEPDNEKLLDETWILVDAIKRRAKFEPPDRATKVLIVGNSHSKDLYNVFMTNAGLFTEFGFSRYPMQLADFHQHSKQAGNFFRSAAYRKADVIFVSTRYLRKRRKAGGLSDIEGLESLAKRALLDDKILVVANNTVEFFWDGTKTLYDSLLWQASADNGIANAGFSEAVNQRYFLERNKARAPSEVDEINREIADLAQTYDFTLLKKEDYLCDFSRKICFGATDEGHKAFYDYGHYTMQGAAFFGRRIHQIGWLKPLEEKLSKRR; encoded by the coding sequence ATGAAGATCGCCTACAGACCTGAAATCGACGGGTTGAGGGCGCTTGCCGTTGTTGCGGTCATTCTTTACCACGCGGAGATTCATGCTTATGGCCTCACATGGTTTAGCGGAGGCTTTCTTGGCGTCGATGTTTTCTTCGTTATCAGCGGGTATCTGATTACCAAGCTGATTTTATTGGAAATACGGCAACGCGGCCGCTTCGACTACGGCCGTTTCTTCGAGCGAAGAGCCCGGCGCATACTTCCCATGCTCTTTACGACAATGCTGGTCGCGTTGCCGTTCGCTTGGTTCACGCTGTTGCCCACGGCGCTGACCGAATACGCTCGGTCGATGCTTTCGTCCGTCTTTTTCGGATCAAACATCTTTTTCTATTTCTCAACGACCGGGTATGGCGCTGACACAAGCCTTCTGAAACCGCTTCTCCACACATGGTCTCTTAGTTTTGAAGAGCAGTTCTACCTTACGTTTCCGTTTCTCCTGGTAATATCCGAACGATATCTACGAAAGCGCGCTCCGGCGGCCTTGATTCTGCTCGCGGCCGCAAGCCTGTCGATCATGGTATGGGTCAGCCGCAGCGATCCAAGTTTGGCCTTCTTCATGCTGCCGAGCCGGGCCTGGGAGCTTCTCGCCGGAGCGCTCTTGGCACACTCAGAGATAAAAAAGGGCGCCCGGGAACTTCCGCCCTCGAGTGCTGCCTTCTCAACCGCCGGCCTTTTGCTCATTGTCTTCGCGTTTGGCGCCCTAGACGAGGAAACGCAGCACCCGGGTTTGGCGACCTTTCTGCCTGTCATCGGGACCGTTCTGGTTATTCGCTACGCCGGCGCCTTGGACCTCGCTGGCCGACTGCTCTCCACGCGGCTTCTCGTCGGCATCGGACTCATCTCCTACTCACTCTACCTTTGGCATTATCCGATCTTCTCTTTCTCGCGAATTTCTCTCGTTTACTTCAGCTTGAACGACAAGCTGATAGCTATTGCACTGACATTCGTCCTGGCGTTGCTATCTTACAAATTCATCGAACAGCCGTTTCGCGACCGACAGCGCTTCGGGCGGAAAAAGGCCATCGGTTCGATGGCGTTGACCGCGATGCTTCTTAGCGGAATCGCCTCAACCGTCGATTTGAAGGAGGGGGAGTTCGGAAGATACGCACACTTGAAGTCGCTCCTCGCCGACTACGAGCCGGATAACGAAAAACTGCTCGACGAAACCTGGATCCTGGTGGACGCGATAAAGCGGCGCGCAAAATTCGAACCGCCGGACCGAGCCACCAAAGTTCTAATCGTAGGAAATTCTCACAGTAAGGACTTGTACAACGTGTTCATGACCAATGCGGGCTTGTTCACGGAGTTTGGATTTTCCCGGTATCCCATGCAGCTCGCCGACTTCCACCAACATAGCAAACAGGCGGGCAACTTCTTCAGGAGCGCCGCCTATCGCAAAGCCGATGTGATTTTCGTTTCAACGAGATACTTGAGGAAGCGTCGAAAGGCCGGGGGTTTGAGCGACATTGAGGGTCTGGAGTCCCTCGCTAAACGCGCGCTTTTGGACGACAAGATCCTCGTGGTCGCCAACAATACCGTTGAGTTCTTTTGGGATGGCACAAAGACCCTCTACGACTCACTCCTATGGCAAGCGAGCGCAGATAACGGGATAGCAAACGCTGGCTTCTCCGAGGCCGTGAATCAGCGCTACTTTCTGGAGCGCAACAAGGCCCGGGCGCCGTCGGAGGTTGATGAGATCAATCGTGAAATCGCCGATTTGGCCCAGACCTATGACTTCACCCTCTTGAAGAAAGAGGATTACCTCTGTGATTTTTCGCGGAAAATATGCTTCGGCGCGACGGACGAGGGACACAAAGCCTTCTACGACTATGGCCACTACACCATGCAGGGCGCCGCATTTTTTGGCCGCCGCATTCACCAAATCGGCTGGTTGAAACCGCTGGAGGAGAAACTGTCCAAACGTCGCTAG
- the argJ gene encoding bifunctional glutamate N-acetyltransferase/amino-acid acetyltransferase ArgJ: MALQVSPLAPESFPDLPVIAGVSLATARCGIKYKDRTDACLIELAEGSSIAGVLTRSLTASAPVEWCRENLKRGSGRAILINAGNSNAFTGAVGVASVKRCVTVAAEVLGCSEAEIFVASTGVIGEPLPDEKITAMLPNLHAGQNDDGWADAAAAIMTTDTYPKGATCKAVVDGVTVTINGIAKGSGMIAPDMATMLAFVVTDLAVSAPVLQALLSAGSDRSFNCITVDGDTSTSDTLLLAATGRAGNRRIEKVNDPALEPFRKALDDLLIDLAQQVVRDGEGAEKFVTIAVTGADSDAAARRIGLAIGNSPLVKTAIAGEDANWGRIVMAVGKAGEKADRDRLAISIGGVAVAHNGLRVPDYDEAPVAAHMKGQNIDIAVDVGVGEGEATVWTCDLTHRYIDINADYRS, encoded by the coding sequence ATGGCTTTGCAAGTATCGCCCTTGGCGCCGGAATCCTTTCCGGATTTGCCGGTTATTGCCGGAGTGTCCTTGGCTACGGCGCGTTGTGGAATCAAATACAAGGACCGGACGGACGCCTGTTTGATCGAGTTGGCTGAAGGCAGCAGCATCGCAGGGGTCCTGACGCGCTCGCTGACGGCCTCGGCGCCGGTTGAGTGGTGCCGGGAAAACCTGAAACGGGGCTCGGGTCGGGCGATCCTGATCAACGCGGGCAACTCCAACGCCTTCACGGGGGCCGTGGGTGTGGCCTCGGTGAAACGCTGCGTGACGGTTGCCGCAGAAGTGCTCGGATGCAGCGAGGCTGAAATCTTTGTCGCCTCGACCGGCGTCATTGGCGAGCCGCTCCCCGACGAAAAAATCACCGCAATGTTGCCGAACCTGCACGCTGGCCAGAACGACGATGGATGGGCCGACGCTGCCGCAGCTATCATGACCACCGATACCTATCCAAAGGGCGCGACCTGTAAAGCCGTGGTCGACGGCGTGACCGTGACCATCAATGGTATTGCCAAGGGCTCAGGCATGATTGCGCCGGACATGGCGACCATGCTGGCTTTCGTCGTCACCGATCTTGCGGTGTCGGCGCCGGTGCTGCAGGCCCTGTTGTCGGCGGGGTCGGATCGGTCTTTCAATTGCATTACCGTTGATGGTGACACCTCCACCAGCGATACCCTGTTGCTGGCGGCCACGGGGCGGGCGGGGAACCGTCGAATCGAAAAGGTCAACGACCCGGCGCTGGAACCCTTCCGCAAAGCGTTGGACGATCTGCTGATTGATCTTGCCCAGCAGGTAGTACGGGATGGTGAAGGTGCGGAAAAGTTCGTGACTATTGCCGTCACCGGCGCCGACAGCGATGCGGCGGCGCGGCGCATCGGGTTGGCTATCGGTAATTCACCACTGGTGAAAACCGCGATTGCCGGCGAGGACGCAAACTGGGGCCGTATCGTCATGGCGGTCGGCAAAGCGGGCGAGAAAGCGGATCGGGACCGTCTGGCGATCTCGATCGGTGGGGTCGCGGTGGCGCACAACGGGCTGCGGGTTCCCGATTACGACGAAGCACCGGTGGCCGCCCACATGAAGGGGCAAAACATCGATATTGCGGTTGATGTCGGTGTGGGTGAGGGCGAGGCCACGGTTTGGACCTGCGATCTGACCCATCGTTATATCGACATCAACGCCGATTACCGATCCTAA